From Desulfovibrio desulfuricans, a single genomic window includes:
- a CDS encoding surface lipoprotein assembly modifier, with protein sequence MIRNPFHPLRLCCRFALVPLCMLLLVSTAIAADDSPALRTAVGSAKADAAALMQQGKYASAYDMYMRLLREAPDDDEINLNLARSSMRSGRYNQAVMAYERLTEKYPSEPVLYSELAQAYMALEDRVSAEQAMATMRSLNPNINKTDNDRLLDALEKRYDHWQVHGKLRTGLLYDSNATFGPSSTTMDMGVWRVTLPDAEAKGTFGAYLGANLDVGWKAERDTPWWIVGDAQGMARGNGDSSLDDVHSRTSEWGRAAVGLRHLTPSAMFDLRFKSEVFDYQWYQNVTASGPEATWLWAVTPSWHLITRGTLDSRAYSRDGDRNGAYWTLGQYVRRFFGESNHEIMVGLSYVGGNTPEKADYCYTGWEASARLSLKLPKGFELAPFVSFENDWYNGPATALETSNRLDQKWRTGAALTWHITDAWSVETSYQYTHNNSESPLYRYDQSLVSLGVAWSF encoded by the coding sequence ATGATACGTAATCCATTCCACCCGTTGCGGCTCTGCTGTAGGTTCGCGCTGGTGCCCCTGTGCATGCTTTTGCTGGTCAGTACCGCCATCGCCGCAGATGATTCACCCGCTCTGCGCACTGCGGTGGGATCCGCAAAGGCGGATGCTGCTGCTCTCATGCAACAGGGCAAATATGCTTCCGCATACGACATGTACATGCGCCTGCTGCGTGAAGCGCCGGACGATGATGAAATCAACCTTAATCTGGCGCGCAGCTCCATGCGTAGCGGGCGGTACAATCAGGCCGTAATGGCCTATGAGCGCCTCACGGAAAAGTATCCGTCGGAACCGGTGCTCTACAGCGAGCTGGCACAGGCCTACATGGCGCTTGAAGACCGTGTAAGCGCGGAGCAAGCCATGGCAACCATGCGGTCGCTGAACCCCAACATCAACAAGACTGATAATGACCGGCTGCTGGATGCGCTTGAAAAGCGCTACGATCACTGGCAGGTGCACGGCAAACTCCGCACTGGTCTGCTGTACGACTCCAACGCTACATTTGGCCCTTCAAGTACCACAATGGACATGGGGGTTTGGCGCGTAACCCTGCCGGATGCGGAAGCCAAGGGCACTTTTGGCGCGTATCTTGGGGCAAACCTCGATGTGGGCTGGAAGGCCGAGCGGGATACGCCATGGTGGATCGTAGGCGATGCTCAGGGCATGGCGCGTGGCAATGGAGATTCATCGCTTGATGATGTACACAGCCGCACTTCTGAATGGGGCAGGGCAGCGGTGGGCCTTCGCCACCTCACGCCCTCAGCCATGTTTGATCTGCGATTCAAAAGCGAAGTTTTTGATTATCAGTGGTACCAGAATGTCACGGCATCCGGCCCGGAAGCGACCTGGCTTTGGGCGGTTACGCCGTCATGGCACCTCATTACGCGCGGTACCCTGGATTCGCGGGCATACTCGCGGGACGGCGACCGCAACGGCGCGTACTGGACACTAGGCCAGTATGTGCGGCGTTTTTTTGGCGAGAGCAACCATGAAATTATGGTTGGTCTGAGTTACGTGGGCGGCAATACGCCGGAGAAGGCCGATTACTGCTACACCGGATGGGAAGCCAGCGCGCGGCTTTCGCTCAAGTTGCCCAAGGGTTTTGAGCTCGCTCCCTTTGTTTCTTTTGAAAACGACTGGTACAACGGCCCGGCAACGGCACTTGAAACATCCAACAGGCTTGACCAGAAATGGCGCACCGGCGCGGCCCTTACGTGGCATATTACCGATGCATGGTCTGTTGAAACTTCGTACCAGTATACCCACAACAATTCAGAAAGCCCGCTGTACAGATACGACCAGTCCCTTGTTTCACTGGGGGTCGCCTGGTCGTTCTAG
- a CDS encoding FecR family protein has translation MIRSMLGRGALALCLTLLAGGVCTAKDVGQVISFKAGVTAQRDGQAVALDMKSPVGDRDTLTTDATGRAQILFDDDTTVSLGSNTSLSLETVVAEGANPAFKVRMGQGIARFITGKIVEKNPDGFSVVTPDATVGIRGTIFAVRVGNGTTTVFVTNTTKQVFVNGVLVPTGFKITLPQGAPTPMTPADHNLVSGSVAANSPASGATAQLAPPSTVVGNPVTPTTLAQTPIVAQALGEGFRQTGNANVSGSLTNEVYTGSFSFLVNLTSGNVSNGVMQSGNSDTPMAMTGGRGSISGSSLNVSGFTADDYSGSMSGTAARNTSGLSVSGGYKITNNSDGQLRESGSFSGKQR, from the coding sequence ATGATTCGTTCAATGCTGGGGCGCGGGGCTTTGGCCCTGTGCCTGACTTTGCTGGCCGGAGGCGTATGCACGGCCAAGGATGTGGGACAGGTTATTTCCTTCAAGGCAGGTGTTACTGCCCAAAGGGATGGACAGGCCGTGGCGCTGGACATGAAAAGCCCGGTTGGGGATCGGGATACGCTGACGACAGACGCCACGGGCCGGGCGCAGATTCTTTTTGACGACGACACTACAGTGTCGCTTGGTTCCAACACGTCTCTGAGCCTTGAAACGGTGGTCGCAGAAGGCGCGAATCCTGCCTTCAAGGTCAGGATGGGGCAGGGTATAGCCCGGTTTATCACGGGCAAGATTGTGGAGAAAAATCCTGACGGATTTTCTGTGGTTACGCCGGATGCTACCGTAGGTATTCGCGGCACCATCTTTGCTGTCCGTGTGGGTAACGGCACCACAACCGTATTCGTAACCAACACCACCAAGCAGGTTTTTGTTAACGGTGTGCTGGTGCCAACAGGTTTCAAGATTACCCTGCCGCAGGGCGCGCCTACCCCCATGACGCCAGCAGACCATAACCTGGTGTCTGGCAGCGTGGCGGCCAACAGCCCCGCCTCTGGCGCAACAGCGCAACTGGCGCCGCCTTCCACTGTTGTGGGGAATCCTGTTACGCCTACAACACTGGCGCAGACGCCCATTGTAGCGCAGGCGCTGGGTGAGGGCTTCCGGCAGACGGGCAACGCCAATGTGTCTGGCTCGCTGACCAATGAAGTGTACACAGGATCGTTCAGTTTCCTGGTTAATCTGACAAGCGGCAATGTGAGCAACGGTGTCATGCAGTCTGGCAACTCGGACACACCTATGGCAATGACGGGCGGAAGGGGAAGCATCAGCGGCTCAAGCCTGAATGTTAGCGGATTCACGGCGGATGATTATTCCGGCTCCATGAGCGGCACCGCCGCCCGCAACACATCAGGGCTGTCTGTTTCAGGCGGCTACAAAATCACTAATAACAGTGATGGCCAATTGAGGGAATCTGGTTCGTTTTCCGGTAAGCAACGATAG
- a CDS encoding CHASE2 domain-containing protein → MNIAGALKRLLRQPWLFTAFVGLCGGLAMLALYVLQPVALQRLDLRIYDALLPLRRQSEPSPVPLVIDIDEESLARYGQWPWPRYLVADLVDRLAQNGAASIGLDIMFAEPDRTSPASMREGLYRDRGVTLEIVGLPSFLTDFDTLLAASVRAAPLVLGAFARYAGEPYSGPLPQPPAMIARGGKDAPPFDAYLQSAAGAVLPLPELFAEAPVGFVNVSPDADGLVRQVPLLLRLGDAVYPSLALQALMRALGTDALRLYTGPDGLFSVAAGEFKIPVSREGYMLVPFQGGRHTYRYISAAKVLDGSAKRADIDGCIAFVGTSAPGLADIRATPFDRVMPGVEVHAAAMDAMISGNFVQSPSWGPGAQALIIAFVTCASTLAFGFAGPRVYVPSSLALMGATVVASRQLFMGGLFLSPLYGLLTTLLCGGLLLSVRFWQEEKQKIVLRRAFSRYVSPEVVKRISKRQGDLLAGENRELSILFTDIRGFTSLSESLSPQDVVQLLNRYFTPMTAIVRSRQGTLDKFIGDALMAFWNAPLDVPGHPALAVDAALSMQEQLEALNGEIEASFGIRLAMGAGIHTGQAYVGNMGSDDLINYTLIGDNVNLASRLEGLCKRYGAPVVVSGDTREGCGDAFAFVHLDVLRVKGKTKPVSIYWPMRPGTDAIFQVAMPQWSAARALYEKGDFAKAAAGFAALAKRYPAVRLFGLYHERSLMLAQNPPVQWDGIWTMEGK, encoded by the coding sequence ATGAACATTGCAGGTGCCCTGAAACGGCTGCTGCGTCAGCCGTGGCTTTTCACCGCCTTTGTGGGGCTGTGCGGCGGCCTTGCCATGCTGGCGCTGTATGTGCTGCAGCCTGTGGCGCTGCAACGTCTTGATCTGAGAATTTACGATGCGCTGCTGCCCCTGCGGCGGCAGAGCGAGCCTTCTCCGGTTCCTCTTGTTATTGATATAGACGAGGAATCCCTTGCCCGTTACGGGCAGTGGCCCTGGCCCCGGTATCTGGTGGCCGACCTTGTGGACAGGCTGGCGCAAAACGGCGCTGCTTCCATAGGGCTGGATATCATGTTTGCAGAGCCGGACAGAACCTCCCCAGCGAGCATGCGCGAGGGGCTTTATCGAGACAGGGGCGTGACGCTGGAAATTGTGGGCCTGCCTTCTTTTCTGACGGATTTTGATACCCTGCTTGCCGCCTCCGTGCGCGCCGCGCCCTTGGTGCTGGGCGCGTTTGCCCGCTATGCGGGCGAGCCGTATTCCGGCCCCTTGCCACAGCCTCCGGCCATGATAGCGCGCGGCGGCAAGGATGCCCCCCCATTTGATGCCTATTTGCAGTCAGCGGCAGGCGCTGTTTTGCCCCTGCCGGAGCTTTTTGCTGAGGCACCAGTGGGGTTTGTGAATGTATCGCCCGATGCGGATGGCCTTGTACGGCAGGTTCCGCTGCTCCTCAGGCTTGGTGATGCCGTTTACCCATCGCTGGCCTTGCAGGCCCTCATGCGCGCGCTGGGAACAGATGCCCTGCGGCTGTATACCGGGCCGGACGGGCTTTTCAGCGTGGCGGCGGGGGAGTTCAAGATTCCGGTTTCGCGCGAGGGCTATATGCTGGTTCCCTTTCAGGGGGGGCGGCATACCTATCGGTATATAAGCGCCGCCAAGGTGCTGGATGGCAGTGCAAAGCGGGCTGATATTGACGGTTGTATCGCCTTTGTGGGCACATCCGCACCCGGTCTGGCCGACATCCGCGCAACGCCCTTTGACAGGGTGATGCCGGGGGTGGAGGTGCATGCCGCAGCCATGGACGCCATGATCAGCGGCAATTTTGTGCAGTCGCCTTCCTGGGGACCGGGCGCGCAGGCGCTGATAATCGCCTTTGTGACCTGCGCGTCAACGCTTGCCTTTGGCTTTGCCGGGCCGCGCGTATATGTGCCGTCTTCGCTGGCGCTGATGGGCGCTACGGTCGTGGCTTCACGCCAGTTGTTTATGGGCGGCCTCTTTCTCTCGCCCCTCTATGGTCTGCTCACCACCCTGCTTTGCGGCGGTTTGCTGCTGAGTGTGCGCTTCTGGCAGGAGGAAAAGCAGAAAATCGTTCTGCGTCGCGCGTTTTCGCGCTATGTGTCGCCGGAGGTGGTCAAGCGGATCAGCAAACGGCAGGGCGATCTGCTGGCTGGCGAAAACCGTGAGCTTTCCATTCTGTTCACTGATATTCGGGGTTTTACGAGCCTTTCTGAATCGCTTTCGCCGCAGGATGTGGTGCAACTGCTGAACCGTTATTTTACGCCCATGACGGCCATTGTGCGCAGTCGGCAGGGAACGCTGGACAAGTTCATCGGCGATGCGCTCATGGCCTTCTGGAACGCGCCCCTTGATGTGCCGGGGCATCCCGCGCTGGCGGTGGACGCCGCACTGAGCATGCAGGAGCAGCTTGAAGCTTTGAACGGCGAAATTGAGGCGAGCTTTGGCATACGGCTTGCGATGGGCGCGGGCATTCACACCGGGCAGGCCTATGTGGGCAATATGGGGTCAGACGACCTTATCAACTACACCCTCATAGGCGACAACGTAAATCTTGCCTCGCGTCTTGAGGGCCTGTGCAAACGCTATGGCGCGCCTGTGGTGGTGAGCGGGGATACCAGGGAAGGCTGCGGGGATGCCTTTGCCTTTGTTCATCTTGATGTGCTGCGGGTCAAGGGCAAGACGAAGCCCGTCAGCATCTACTGGCCCATGAGGCCGGGTACGGATGCAATTTTTCAGGTAGCCATGCCGCAATGGAGCGCGGCGCGCGCACTGTATGAAAAGGGGGATTTTGCCAAGGCTGCGGCTGGTTTTGCCGCGCTGGCAAAAAGGTATCCAGCCGTGCGCCTGTTTGGTCTGTATCATGAGCGCTCGCTCATGCTTGCGCAGAATCCGCCTGTCCAGTGGGACGGCATCTGGACAATGGAAGGCAAGTAG
- a CDS encoding HD domain-containing phosphohydrolase — MEVVLRGVRGSIAVPAPAMSFYGGNTSCVELRSDNGALIFFDAGTGLRQAGENLPESGTCHLFISHGHTDHIQGLGFFPPLHSPRWTTHIYIPAWLEDVLDNHFAHGMFPIPFSDFAGNVVRHSLEPGDEVLPADGVAVAAIAANHPGGALAYRVCADNAVFVYSGDYEITRAPEVQQAARELLEGADLAVVDSMYSKASYIEGWGHSRWEDWRDLGHAAGAGCIVLSHHAPDMTDAQIDALQREALHSCQTNGQRLCFAREGMRFSLPMPRQQACGECGLVQFSDWLDRFLDDLSQYQDENTLLDRILAKSREITRADAGTIFLVDGEDLLFAYTHNDSLFSVNTASKFAYSSARLPINPHSIAGYAACTGEMLNIVDVRALPKDLPFSFRDDFDKATGYRTESMLVVPFHDHAGRISGVMQLINSLDPRTGKPRKFTHDMERHIRVLAREIANILERSHLVRASINRLVRLASVHDPLETGPHAERVGAIAAEMYQVRANRLCLDPDVTLHVKSQIRLAAMLHDIGKVGVSDLLLKKPGKLSDDEMAIMRSHTIIGAGILEAEAQSGGFMTFAREIAHHHHQKWNGKGYAGPSDAGRLEGEDIPLAARITAIADVFDALVSPRSYKAAWPHEKALALLREEAGSHFDPQLVECLEEIMDVVAKIYERFPDAEPEQTTRDTAS; from the coding sequence ATGGAAGTAGTGCTCAGAGGCGTGCGCGGCAGCATTGCCGTGCCAGCTCCGGCCATGTCATTTTACGGTGGCAACACCTCATGCGTTGAACTGCGCTCCGACAACGGGGCGCTTATCTTTTTTGATGCTGGTACAGGCCTGCGGCAGGCTGGCGAAAATTTGCCGGAAAGCGGCACCTGCCATCTTTTTATTTCGCACGGGCACACAGACCACATCCAGGGGCTGGGGTTCTTTCCGCCCCTGCATTCCCCCCGCTGGACAACCCACATCTATATTCCCGCCTGGCTTGAGGACGTGCTGGACAATCATTTTGCCCACGGCATGTTCCCCATACCGTTCAGCGACTTTGCCGGAAACGTTGTGCGGCACAGCCTTGAACCCGGCGACGAGGTGCTTCCCGCCGATGGCGTCGCGGTTGCGGCCATAGCGGCCAACCATCCCGGGGGGGCGCTTGCCTACAGGGTTTGCGCCGACAATGCCGTTTTTGTGTACTCCGGCGATTATGAAATAACCCGCGCTCCCGAAGTGCAGCAGGCGGCCCGCGAACTGCTTGAAGGCGCGGACCTAGCTGTTGTGGACAGCATGTACAGCAAGGCCAGCTATATTGAAGGCTGGGGGCATTCCCGCTGGGAAGACTGGCGTGATCTGGGACATGCTGCCGGGGCGGGCTGCATTGTGCTTTCACACCATGCGCCGGATATGACGGATGCGCAGATAGACGCGCTACAGCGCGAGGCCTTGCACAGTTGCCAGACAAACGGGCAGCGCTTGTGCTTTGCGCGTGAGGGCATGCGGTTCAGCCTGCCCATGCCCAGGCAACAGGCCTGTGGAGAATGCGGTCTGGTTCAGTTCAGCGATTGGCTCGACAGATTTCTGGATGACCTTTCGCAGTATCAGGACGAAAATACGCTGCTCGACCGCATCCTCGCCAAATCCCGAGAGATCACGCGGGCTGATGCCGGAACCATTTTTCTTGTTGATGGGGAAGATCTGCTCTTTGCCTATACGCACAACGACAGTCTGTTTTCTGTAAACACTGCCTCAAAGTTCGCCTATTCCTCGGCGCGCCTGCCCATCAATCCTCATTCCATTGCGGGCTATGCGGCCTGCACGGGCGAAATGCTCAATATTGTGGATGTGCGCGCCTTGCCGAAGGATTTGCCGTTTTCGTTCCGCGATGATTTTGACAAGGCCACGGGATACCGTACGGAATCAATGCTCGTGGTGCCTTTTCACGACCACGCGGGGCGCATCTCGGGCGTGATGCAGCTCATCAACAGCCTTGATCCGCGCACGGGCAAACCCCGCAAGTTCACCCACGACATGGAGCGGCACATACGGGTGCTGGCCCGCGAAATCGCCAATATCCTTGAACGCAGCCATCTGGTGCGGGCAAGCATCAACAGGCTTGTGCGGCTGGCCTCTGTGCACGACCCGCTCGAAACCGGCCCCCATGCCGAGCGCGTGGGCGCCATTGCCGCAGAAATGTATCAGGTGCGGGCCAACCGCCTGTGCCTTGACCCGGACGTGACCCTGCACGTCAAAAGCCAGATACGCCTTGCCGCCATGCTGCACGACATAGGCAAGGTGGGCGTGAGCGATCTGCTGCTGAAAAAACCGGGCAAACTCTCAGATGATGAAATGGCTATCATGCGGTCGCATACGATTATTGGCGCGGGCATTCTGGAGGCAGAGGCCCAGAGTGGCGGATTCATGACCTTTGCCCGCGAGATAGCCCACCATCACCACCAGAAATGGAACGGCAAAGGCTATGCAGGTCCCAGCGACGCGGGCAGGCTGGAAGGCGAGGATATCCCCCTTGCGGCACGTATAACCGCCATTGCCGATGTGTTTGACGCGCTGGTTTCTCCGCGTTCGTACAAGGCCGCATGGCCGCACGAAAAGGCTCTTGCCCTCCTGCGCGAGGAGGCTGGCAGCCATTTTGACCCCCAGCTTGTGGAATGCCTTGAAGAAATCATGGACGTTGTCGCCAAGATTTATGAGCGCTTTCCTGATGCGGAGCCGGAACAGACAACCCGCGATACTGCTTCATGA